One Primulina tabacum isolate GXHZ01 chromosome 10, ASM2559414v2, whole genome shotgun sequence DNA segment encodes these proteins:
- the LOC142505034 gene encoding uncharacterized protein LOC142505034, protein MPPKRKVHEGESSKGKAPAVEGKGSAPRPVDDFAQLLQQQAKVHGEQIQQLFEMKRTTHEQAHAEAMIPRQGPVQTDVYDRFRRLNPPKFMGSTDPAVAKEWIKSLESIFSYLHMEDANKYFSNDVRAKKASDFLNLKQGTMSMIEYIQQFEAGDQYLPYIVQDDTSKGEHFMWGLRSEIKRDVRMSKVATYGEIVERALMAEQDEQDIDRDRQQRRQQYFRKSQRTGQGKKTDNRGTRPEESCGKGPPPRKQYDRPPCPKCGKLHGGECMQGSIVRYRCKKPGHLARNCPGSFEKVKGPLFSMTKEEVDADTSMITGMFLISGITAIVLLGSQATHSFISELFVTRLGITASTTETQLAIALSFGQELQTYQIVRGCPIYVQGHQMYAELIVLKMTDFDVILGMDWLSKYIVTIDCDIKMINFAPVGAEPFIVASAEEHREHLELVLQIAFLGHIISKEGISVDPSKIEAVNN, encoded by the exons ATGCCACCTAAACGCAAGGTACATGAAGGAGAGTCATCTAAGGGCAAGGCCCCAGCAGTAGAAGGCAAGGGCAGTGCACCACGACCTGTAGATGATTTTGCTCAACTGCTCCAACAACAAGCGAAAGTCCATGGGGAGCAGATACAACAATTATTTGAGATGAAACGGACTACTCATGAGCAGGCACACGCAGAAGCTATGATACCCAGACAAGGACCTGTTCAAACAGATGTGTATGATCGTTTTCGACGTCTGAATCCTCCGAAATTCATGGGAAGCACCGATCCAGCAGTAGCAAAAGAATGGATTAAATCATTGGAGTCCATCTTCTCCTACCTTCATATGGAGGATGCAAACAAA TATTTTAGTAATGATGTACGAGCCAAGAAAGCCAGTGATTTCCTTAATCTGAAGCAAGGAACCATGTCAATGATTGAATACATACAACAATTCGAGGCTGGAGACCAATATTTACCATATATTGTACAAGATGACACCAGTAAGGGCGAACACTTCATGTGGGGACTTCgctctgaaattaaaagagatgtaCGAATGTCGAAAGTTGCTACATACGGGGAGATAGTGGAAAGAGCACTTATGGCAGAACAGGACGAACAAGACATTGACAGAGACAGGCAACAACGAAGGCAGCAGTACTTTCGGAAGAGCCAAAGAACTGGACAAGGAAAAAAGACCGATAACAGAGGTACTAGACCCGAGGAATCCTGTGGCAAAGGTCCCCCTCCACGTAAACAATACGACAGACCACCTTGTCCTAAATGTGGCAAACTTCACGGCGGGGAATGTATGCAAGGTTCCATTGTTCGTTATCGTTGTAAAAAGCCAGGGCATCTTGCTAGGAATTGTCCAGGGAGTTTTGAGAAAGTAAAGGGTCCCCTTTTCTCCATGACTAAAGAGGAAGTGGATGCGGATACATCTATGATCACtggtatgttcttgatttctggtatcactgctattgttttactagGTTCACAAGCCACgcattcttttatttcggaaTTGTTTGTAACGAGACTGGGCATTACAGCAAGTACAACAGAGACACAACTCGCCATAGCCTTATCTTTCGGGCAAGAATTACAGACATATCAGATTGTGCGAGGGTGTCCAATATATGTCCAAGGCCATCAGATGTATGCTGAATTGATAGTTTTGAAAATGACCgattttgatgtgatattgggaatggattggctctcgAAGTACATAGTTACTATTGATTGTGACATAAAAATGATCAATTTTGCACCAGTGGGGGCTGAACCATTCATAGTAGCAAGTGCAG aggagcatcgagaacatctgGAATTAGTTTTGCAAATAGCATTCTTGGGCcatatcatttcaaaagaaggcatatcagtggatccaagCAAGATTGAAGCTGTTAATAACTAG